Below is a window of Schistocerca cancellata isolate TAMUIC-IGC-003103 chromosome 4, iqSchCanc2.1, whole genome shotgun sequence DNA.
ATAATTTTCAAAAGCATTATATTATACTCACTGGGGCCTGTGGTGACACTTTCACCGGCTGTGTGTGGTGCTGCATGTGATGTGTCCTGCTCACCTGTGGATCTGGACTTTGATGGACGCTGATGTGAACGCCCTGACTGTTTGTGCGACTGCTTTGAGCGCTTGCGTTTTGGAACACCTCGGGGTCGTTCCATGTGAACAAGTTCTGGCTCTCTGTGAAACTCACTGTACTCTCTCCACTGAGGAATGACATCGTATAGTGTGTCATCAATTACCATGAATTCCCCAGGCTGGCCATTTATGATATCTACAAGCACACGTGTATAAAGTTGTTCTTGCAACATCATAGCTTGCTGGAGTAGATAACGATAAAACGACTGGGTTGGATATGGATTatctgggtgcattggtggatggACATCAGGGAGTGGAGGGTAGAAATGTGGCACACCACCTCCGAATGAAAGAGGATTTGGCATTTCATCGAAGTTTGCAGGATTGCAGATAATACCATCTGGGAAGTAAAGCTCAACATGGATCAAGCGCGGAGGTTGACCGGCCACAGATGGATCCGTTTGTGCATCAGGAGGGTTAACAAGTATATCAAACCCAATCTGATATCTGAGGTAGTATGGAAGCCAAGGAAAGTAGCACATAACTGCGTTCGATCCTAATTCATTGCCAGGCTCAGACGACATAATGCCCTGTAGAGTGATCCAACTGACACTATGAAACCGACTGGAACTCGAGCAAAGCACTAAGACGCCCTTCGAATAGCTAAGACTAGTCGCACTATTCACCGAGGTCTCACTGAAACTGAATGTCAACTGCGTTCTTCGTACTGTAGGAGGAGTCGTATAGTGGGGGCTCATGGGCAGTAG
It encodes the following:
- the LOC126184021 gene encoding uncharacterized protein LOC126184021, whose product is MSSEPGNELGSNAVMCYFPWLPYYLRYQIGFDILVNPPDAQTDPSVAGQPPRLIHVELYFPDGIICNPANFDEMPNPLSFGGGVPHFYPPLPDVHPPMHPDNPYPTQSFYRYLLQQAMMLQEQLYTRVLVDIINGQPGEFMVIDDTLYDVIPQWREYSEFHREPELVHMERPRGVPKRKRSKQSHKQSGRSHQRPSKSRSTGEQDTSHAAPHTAGESVTTGPKKHLQKRKKHTLTQQLPEEHELHEIATGIQNENVSTQAADATIEKAMERLNIQENYLQKQEKPTLTQQLPEEDGLHEIATGIQDKNVSTEAAAATIKDEMDRSNLHEENDDGNVVQDNEKLGEDANVDNDK